In Spinacia oleracea cultivar Varoflay chromosome 5, BTI_SOV_V1, whole genome shotgun sequence, a single window of DNA contains:
- the LOC110805214 gene encoding uncharacterized protein yields MEKTSHTAVVRTKMDPNTKFLGGVGSPSLYKPAADGPGEWSSARMKLQNGPDSIEVGWMVNPTFFNDKEAHLYVRFTAGQTSCINTQCPGFVHVGTEVPLGVVPDIYSQRGGESYTWKFFIDKHEDDGNWWV; encoded by the exons ATGGAGAAAACTTCACAT ACTGCCGTCGTTCGAACTAAAATGGATCCAAACACGAAGTTTCTAGGAGGAGTAGGTTCGCCAAGTCTTTACAAACCTGCAGCCGACGGTCCTGGTGAATGGTCAAGCGCTAGGATGAAACTTCAAAATGGACCTGATAGCATTGAAGTTGGATGGATG GTAAATCCTACGTTCTTTAATGACAAGGAAGCTCATCTCTATGTACGATTCACT GCTGGACAAACTAGTTGCATCAACACACAATGCCCGGGCTTTGTTCATGTGGGTACTGAGGTGCCTTTAGGCGTTGTTCCCGATATATATTCTCAACGCGGCGGTGAATCATATACATGGAAATTCTTTATCGACAAG CATGAAGATGACGGTAATTGGTGGGTATGA
- the LOC110805215 gene encoding uncharacterized protein yields MDNDKYGIGYWPKTLFTGLADVATQVEWGGEVSFDPEAKNIPEMGNGRTPLYDTKSSSYILHVTVVDEARHNVNPTNTEKFKTCQELYGVADAGYQGDYFGRLILFGGPASN; encoded by the coding sequence ATGGACAATGACAAATACGGAATTGGATATTGGCCGAAAACCTTATTCACCGGACTAGCTGATGTTGCGACTCAAGTTGAATGGGGAGGAGAAGTTAGCTTTGATCCAGAAGCGAAAAATATTCCTGAAATGGGTAATGGCAGGACACCATTGTATGATACTAAATCTTCATCATATATTCTACATGTGACTGTTGTTGATGAAGCCCGTCATAATGTCAACCCAACAAATACAGAGAAGTTTAAAACTTGTCAAGAACTTTACGGTGTTGCTGATGCTGGATATCAGGGTGATTATTTTGGGCGCTTGATACTTTTTGGGGGTCCAGCAAGTAATTAA
- the LOC110805216 gene encoding uncharacterized protein has protein sequence MAPIKSQIEPTQKETGRGIKTGIKRRRTLEESLFVYNASLEDIFLKEGPRLGIEQLSPKRPPVGNQGPASFCIFHKEAGHDTQGCRRLKKTLDGYAAKGYLHRYLCLADPDEASTQKGRMSQAPSFDNDDSLSHEGFIAVISGGLVLGGPTSEGRQYDTSHSRTARVNLPHVEISEADYRKSAAAYDDEPLVLEIKVANLRVKRVLVDTGSSSDIVSLQCLQKLQHDPKTIEKVHKALVGFGGSVICLIGSILLPVLIGTPPVTKQGAVRFIIVSSLTSFNIILGCHALNDLKAMIVPHLLLIKFVGSNGDIGAIYGNQQLARDCYLSALDPAA, from the coding sequence ATGGCCCCGATAAAGTCTCAAATAGAGCCCACCCAAAAGGAAACTGGCCGAGGCATCAAAACTGGGATAAAGCGAAGACGGACATTAGAGGAGAGCTTGTTCGTCTACAACGCCAGTCTAGAGGACATTTTCCTAAAGGAGGGACCACGTTTGGGGATAGAACAGTTGTCTCCCAAAAGGCCACCTGTGGGAAATCAGGGTCCAGCTTCGTTCTGCATCTTTCATAAAGAGGCAGGGCATGACACTCAAGGCTGTCGGAGACTGAAGAAGACACTGGATGGCTATGCAGCCAAGGGATACCTGCATCGGTATCTCTGCTTGGCGGATCCGGATGAAGCCAGTACTCAAAAGGGGCGGATGTCGCAGGCACCTTCATTTGACAATGACGACAGCCTCTCACACGAAGGATTTATAGCAGTAATATCAGGAGGGTTGGTGTTAGGTGGACCTACCAGCGAGGGACGACAATATGATACGTCTCATTCCCGCACTGCACGAGTGAACCTTCCCCATGTGGAAATTTCGGAAGCCGACTACCGTAAGTCCGCAGCAGCATATGATGATGAACCCTTAGTCCTGGAGATTAAGGTGGCCAACCTCAGGGTAAAAAGGGTGTTAGTAGACACaggaagctcgtccgacatagtTAGTCTACAATGCCTACAAAAGTTACAGCACGACCCAAAGACGATAGAAAAAGTGCACAAAGCACTCGTAGGTTTCGGGGGTAGTGTCATCTGTCTTATTGGCTCTATCTTGCTTCCTGTATTAATTGGAACACCTCCGGTAACTAAACAAGGCGCCGTCAGATTTATAATTGTGTCAAGTCTTACCTCTTTTAACATCATACTTGGCTGCCATGCCCTCAATGATTTGAAAGCAATGATTGTCCCTCATTTATTACTGATTAAATTCGTGGGAAGCAATGGAGACATTGGAGCCATATACGGAAACCAACAACTGGCTAGGGACTGTTACCTATCTGCTTTAGATCCCGCAGCCTAG